In Bacillus cytotoxicus NVH 391-98, the following are encoded in one genomic region:
- a CDS encoding WxL domain-containing protein: MIQRIIRLGIIVLLLFSTIINMFIPTVMAEDRNKVVLDNHAQAVLSKTCGNPIRTVNGSFEIPRIDNNDRMGFFHPDQVPGWDTIPFRPLTDEEYAIVKGAVDKSGRAIEIQSEKLGITKAKEGTQYAELNAVVGGVLFTTVPVPVPKRDVYISVFHKQRESSPAEKMYIVSGVGTPEIQVSGSGENMRGEVVNTIYKSPEYTATATWEERKVKIPASSLPDSGDIYLGFYTPDVNRSVGNLIDNVHFGTPACLEYEKKAPEKVHVGETFNYTITAKNVGGYPAKEINLKDVLPEQVVANGKPTAKVINATTKQTKSVDLQFISQNDYSQMKYNDKIGIDDSIEFTIPVKAVSAGEAKSQSSLMYKDTATNADVAWEQTNTVSTLIEWEQADVSIQKSIKSSDGIDEIFPGHLMEYVIEVKNHTLNSEITNAIVEDLLPEGVELAGDINIMKQPEKLEMTTQHTGKQLLYKIPKLQGNESISIRIPVKVLPAAMQTTVSNTAKLTYQQPNQQLVTKESTADFKVLPLNPLIKLKKKVEKVGGGDTYNVGDRVKYIITAENTIPSSIADAINLKVFDKLPEGITVDESSIQMSVPEGTYMFDPNVGQLSFHLGQLTSGNVATMTFEGVLNEKSLEKVVVNTVSAKVDLPNGGGEFEPNPSNPATIMIQSKEPKLVGEKSHKDVNGGEVKVGDTIQYTVRAKQEEVGASLKNTVIEDTLPEYLQYKEGSGKIIKMIDGKQQETQLPVHAQNNKLVAQLGDIRNVEEYIFTFEVEVLRSGAGKAFSNEAHVKGNKPIIDKDGTVKLGKEVNLTVQDQGELAIKPYDEPTKPMDPENPKESIDPVDPTTPDKKPSEGTKGPLSIDFVSSLRFGEQVISFKDKTYFAKAQEFADGSQKMNYVQITDNRMNGASWTLSVKQNGPLKDEEGHELDGAKITFHNAEVLSSNQMPELSLVKDSFEVTNDIQDVLVGKSGTEESTYVYRFGDEETKESSIQLEVPGETPKYATTYKTSLTWLLSDVPVN, translated from the coding sequence ATGATACAGAGAATAATCCGGTTAGGGATTATTGTATTATTGTTATTTTCAACGATAATTAATATGTTTATTCCAACGGTCATGGCTGAAGATAGAAACAAGGTTGTTTTAGATAATCATGCGCAAGCCGTTCTATCTAAAACATGTGGGAATCCAATTCGAACTGTTAATGGTAGCTTTGAAATTCCGCGAATAGATAACAATGACAGAATGGGGTTCTTTCATCCTGATCAAGTACCTGGTTGGGATACAATTCCTTTTCGTCCTTTAACAGATGAGGAATATGCGATAGTAAAAGGAGCGGTGGATAAATCTGGAAGAGCTATTGAAATTCAAAGTGAGAAACTTGGTATAACCAAAGCAAAAGAGGGAACACAATATGCAGAATTAAATGCAGTTGTAGGTGGGGTTTTATTCACAACAGTTCCGGTTCCTGTCCCTAAAAGAGATGTGTATATTAGCGTGTTCCACAAACAACGTGAAAGTTCACCTGCAGAGAAAATGTATATTGTAAGTGGTGTAGGCACACCGGAAATTCAGGTAAGTGGAAGTGGAGAAAATATGAGGGGGGAAGTAGTTAATACTATTTATAAATCTCCCGAATATACTGCCACTGCAACGTGGGAAGAGCGAAAAGTCAAGATACCTGCAAGTAGCCTTCCAGATAGTGGTGATATATACTTAGGATTTTATACACCAGATGTTAATAGGAGTGTTGGTAATTTAATAGATAATGTACATTTTGGTACCCCTGCATGTTTAGAATATGAGAAAAAAGCTCCTGAAAAGGTACATGTTGGAGAGACATTCAATTATACTATTACTGCGAAAAATGTTGGAGGATACCCTGCCAAGGAAATTAATTTAAAAGATGTGTTACCTGAACAAGTAGTGGCAAACGGTAAACCGACGGCAAAGGTCATAAATGCTACGACAAAACAAACAAAGAGTGTAGATTTACAATTTATATCTCAAAATGATTATAGTCAGATGAAGTATAATGATAAAATAGGTATTGATGATAGTATTGAATTTACGATTCCTGTAAAAGCTGTATCAGCAGGTGAAGCTAAGAGTCAATCCTCTCTCATGTATAAGGATACAGCTACAAATGCAGATGTAGCGTGGGAACAAACAAATACGGTATCGACCTTGATAGAATGGGAACAAGCAGATGTGTCCATTCAAAAATCGATAAAATCAAGTGATGGTATAGATGAAATTTTCCCAGGACACTTAATGGAGTATGTCATTGAGGTGAAGAATCATACTTTAAATTCAGAAATCACGAACGCTATTGTAGAAGATCTTTTACCAGAAGGAGTCGAATTAGCAGGAGATATAAACATAATGAAACAGCCTGAAAAACTTGAAATGACAACTCAACATACAGGAAAACAACTATTATACAAGATTCCTAAATTACAAGGAAATGAATCTATCTCGATACGAATTCCTGTAAAGGTGTTACCTGCTGCCATGCAAACGACAGTCAGCAATACAGCTAAATTAACATATCAACAACCAAATCAGCAATTGGTAACGAAAGAAAGTACAGCTGATTTTAAGGTATTACCACTTAACCCGCTTATAAAATTAAAGAAAAAGGTAGAAAAGGTTGGTGGTGGAGATACTTATAACGTAGGCGATCGTGTGAAGTATATCATTACTGCGGAAAATACGATTCCAAGTTCTATCGCAGACGCTATCAATTTGAAAGTATTTGATAAATTACCGGAAGGAATTACAGTAGATGAATCCTCGATTCAAATGAGTGTACCAGAAGGGACGTATATGTTTGATCCAAATGTAGGACAATTGAGTTTCCATCTTGGACAGTTAACAAGTGGGAATGTAGCTACGATGACATTTGAAGGTGTTTTAAATGAGAAATCACTGGAAAAGGTTGTTGTAAATACTGTTTCAGCTAAAGTAGACCTTCCAAATGGTGGCGGAGAATTTGAGCCCAATCCAAGTAACCCAGCAACCATCATGATTCAATCAAAAGAACCTAAATTAGTTGGAGAAAAGTCACATAAAGATGTAAATGGTGGCGAAGTAAAAGTTGGAGATACGATTCAATATACAGTTCGTGCTAAACAAGAAGAAGTAGGGGCATCATTGAAGAATACGGTCATTGAAGATACATTACCTGAGTATTTACAGTACAAAGAAGGTAGTGGAAAGATTATCAAAATGATAGATGGAAAGCAACAAGAAACACAGCTTCCAGTTCATGCCCAAAATAATAAACTTGTCGCTCAGCTTGGTGATATTCGAAATGTAGAAGAGTATATTTTTACGTTTGAAGTAGAAGTATTACGATCTGGGGCGGGAAAAGCTTTTTCAAATGAAGCCCATGTAAAAGGAAATAAACCAATTATAGATAAAGATGGAACTGTTAAGTTAGGGAAAGAAGTAAACCTAACTGTTCAAGATCAAGGCGAGTTAGCTATCAAGCCGTATGATGAGCCTACAAAACCGATGGACCCAGAAAATCCAAAAGAGTCTATCGATCCAGTAGATCCAACCACCCCAGATAAGAAACCAAGCGAAGGTACGAAAGGGCCTTTAAGTATAGATTTTGTGTCCTCCTTACGATTTGGGGAACAAGTCATATCTTTTAAGGATAAAACATATTTTGCAAAAGCCCAAGAATTTGCAGATGGTTCTCAAAAAATGAACTATGTCCAAATAACAGATAATCGTATGAATGGGGCTTCTTGGACACTATCAGTAAAACAAAATGGACCATTGAAAGATGAGGAAGGCCATGAGTTAGATGGAGCTAAAATTACATTCCACAATGCGGAAGTGTTATCCAGCAATCAAATGCCTGAATTATCACTTGTAAAGGATTCGTTCGAGGTCACAAATGATATACAGGATGTTTTAGTAGGGAAATCTGGTACAGAAGAATCCACATATGTATATCGTTTTGGAGATGAAGAAACCAAGGAATCTAGTATTCAATTAGAAGTACCTGGTGAAACACCGAAGTATGCAACAACATATAAAACATCATTAACTTGGTTATTAAGCGATGTACCAGTGAATTAG